A single Amphiprion ocellaris isolate individual 3 ecotype Okinawa chromosome 15, ASM2253959v1, whole genome shotgun sequence DNA region contains:
- the tekt2 gene encoding tektin-2, which yields MSSLSMKPGLRHTVSEWSSNNQQLSAEAQHQRGVSAAIRQDGRTLRNETSSKTVWDESDSSRRLSDRMWDVGRWKDMLESCAQKVDEEMEALTLSKQQTEQNLAATAVPLDVSTECLTLRDGRRGFELVVDPVDEQLKKEVELIERVQQVLQQNVDKAFEQLCVLQEARHQLTSDLQNKMDTLDVDMSCLSLTIKSPHISLKTNPTRILSGSSSPQEWLQFSQYNVSRAHEAMQVSQQMREDISLTRAQLQNELETQRRATEFSLRKRNHQEEQARDELEWQIRTTENEMSEMENDISGLDADLQVKTANLKLAHTRLETRTTRPGMDLCRDEVQLGLVAEVQQLEATITALKQKISEAQSSLQKMKLHHSRMLQDLSRKQEALSLEQRSLNTRNRLASASSADKTPALVVPLMNSSGRSNLKLLAQ from the exons ATGTCTTCTCTGTCCATGAAGCCGGGTCTCCGTCACACCGTTTCTGAGTGGAGCAGCAACAACCAGCAGCTGTCGGCCGAAGCTCAACACCAACGTGGTGTTTCTGCTGCAATCCGACAGGATGGGAGGACGCTGCGCAACGAGACCAGCTCCAAG aCGGTCTGGGATGAGAGCGACTCGTCTCGGAGGCTCAGCGACCGGATGTGGGACGTTGGTCGGTGGAAGGACATGTTGGAAAGCTGTGCTCAGAAAGTGGACGAAGAGATGGAGGCTCTGACTTTG TCCAAACAGCAGACTGAACAGAACCTGGCCGCCACCGCCGTTCCTCTGGATGTGTCCACCGAGTGTCTGACGCTGAGGGACGGGCGGCGAGGCTTCGAGCTGGTAGTGGATCCGGTGGACGAGCAGCTGAAGAAGGAGGTGGAGctgatagaaagagttcagcaGGTCCTGCAGCAGAACGTGGACAAAGCCTTCGAGCAGCTGTG TGTTCTGCAGGAAGCTCGACACCAGCTGACTTCGGACCTCCAGAACAAGATGGACACTCTGGACGTCGACATGTCCTGTCTGTCGCTCACCATAAAATCTCCTCACATCTCCCTGAAGACAAACCCAACTCGCATCCTGTCAGG gtcttccagCCCTCAGGAGTGGCTCCAGTTCAGCCAGTATAACGTGTCCAGAGCCCATGAAGCCATgcaggtttcccagcagatgAGGGAGGACATAAGCCTGACCAGAGCCCAG cTGCAGAATGAGTTGGAGACTCAACGCAGAGCTACAGAGTTTTCTCTCCGTAAACGGAATCACCAGGAAGAGCAGGCCAGAGACGAGCTGGAGTGGCAGATAAGAACC actgaaaatgaaatgtcagaGATGGAGAACGATATCAGCGGTTTGGATGCAGATCTGCAGGTGAAGACGGCCAACCTGAAACTGGCTCACACCAGACTGGAGACCAGAACCACCAGACCTGGGATGGACCTGTGCAGGGACGAA GTGCAGTTGGGCCTCGTGGCTGAAGTCCAGCAGCTGGAAGCTACGATCACGGCTCTGAAGCAGAAGATCTCCGAGGCTCA GAGCTCTCTGCAGAAGATGAAGCTCCATCATTCCCGGATGCTGCAGGATCTTTCCAGAAAACAAGAAGCTTTGTCTCTGGAGCAGCGAAGCCTGAACACCCGAAACCGACTTGCCTCCGCCTCCAGCGCCGATAAAACTCCGGCTCTGGTGGTTCCCCTCATGAACTCAAGTGGAAGAAGCAACTTAAAGCTGCTGGCTCAGTAA
- the si:dkey-211g8.9 gene encoding free fatty acid receptor 3 yields MRLTLKNGFALAVYSFTFLLGLPANLLVLFVYIRKARKRGATPNVVYALNLCLANLALVAWLPVKALETLLQDWMLPAPVCPVYSFFLYSSLYGSCLFIAVVTVGRYLSIAFPIAYKQYRRARFSCLISAALWALVLFHLSISLVAEGGAYFVSSNEDSSACYDHLNMSQLAVLLPLRLEMAVVLFLLPLAVTSFCTLRCVMLVWRSNLRPAGKRRVLAVALSTLVVFVVCYAPYNASHVVGFVLQTNVEWRTTAMLTSLCNVFLEPVVMMMLSPAVSRGILGKICGRQSQFRRSDCGRLRWKPTNGAPSFRAPTLLEKNQAVMEETGVSHGQKETPAERYAVGKRQKTDNLAARWKKKALKTGTM; encoded by the coding sequence ATGCGTCTGACTCTGAAGAATGGCTTTGCTCTCGCCGTCTACAGCTTCACCTTCCTGCTCGGCCTCCCCGCCAACCTGCTGGTCCTCTTCGTCTACATCCGTAAAGCTCGTAAGCGAGGTGCGACACCCAACGTGGTGTACGCCCTCAACCTGTGCCTGGCCAACCTGGCGCTGGTGGCCTGGCTGCCCGTCAAGGCACTGGAGACGCTGCTGCAGGACTGGATGCTGCCGGCGCCGGTCTGTCCGGTCTACAGCTTCTTCCTGTACTCGTCGCTGTATGGCAGCTGCCTCTTCATCGCTGTGGTGACGGTCGGACGCTACCTCAGCATCGCCTTCCCCATCGCCTACAAGCAGTACCGCCGTGCTCGCTTCTCCTGCCTCATTAGCGCCGCCCTGTGGGCCCTGGTTCTGTTCCACCTCAGCATCAGCCTGGTGGCCGAGGGTGGCGCCTACTTCGTCTCCTCCAACGAAGACTCGTCGGCGTGCTACGACCACCTGAACATGTCGCAGCTGGCCGTGCTGCTGCCGCTGCGCCTGGAGATGGCCGTGGTCCTGTTCCTGCTGCCGCTGGCAGTGACGTCGTTCTGCACGCTGCGCTGCGTCATGCTGGTGTGGCGCTCCAACCTGCGACCCGCAGGGAAGCGTAGGGTCCTGGCGGTGGCGCTGTCCACCCTGGTGGTGTTCGTGGTCTGCTACGCCCCCTACAACGCCTCGCATGTGGTGGGCTTCGTGCTGCAGACCAACGTGGAGTGGAGGACGACCGCCATGCTGACCAGCCTCTGCAACGTCTTCCTGGAACCCGTCGTCATGATGATGCTGTCGCCGGCCGTGTCCAGAGGCATCCTGGGAAAAATCTGTGGGCGGCAGAGTCAGTTCAGGCGGAGCGACTGCGGTCGACTCCGATGGAAACCAACCAATGGAGCGCCGAGCTTCAGGGCGCCGACGTTATTGGAGAAGAACCAGGCGGTGATGGAGGAGACCGGAGTCAGTCATGGACAGAAAGAAACCCCAGCAGAGAGGTACGCTGTAGGAAAACGGCAAAAAACAGACAATCTGGCAGCAAGGTGGaagaaaaaagcattaaaaactggaacaatgtga
- the LOC111563503 gene encoding free fatty acid receptor 3, giving the protein MLHLLLSVYILTFLMGVPTNILAFCTFCRKVRRKATPIDVLLLNLTISDLIFLAFLPFKMKEASDNLAWMLHYELCPFTGYVFYVTIYNSTLLLTAVSVERYLGVAYPLRYSVWRRPRYAVVASMMFWVVTCLNLSIVYIMPYSQWRTGSNGSTPVPPPTTCYLNFTEDELDILLPFRLELFLVLFCIPFFISCFCYVNFILILSRLPNIGRRRRLRCIGLALSTLIVFAVCFGPYNASHVVGFVRKESQEWRNVALLFSTFNACLDPFIFYFSSAAVRSMLKNCFRNVAPKLHILRCGAVPHSPKHKPSKTEKYREAAPP; this is encoded by the coding sequence ATGCTGCACCTGCTGCTTTCCGTCTACATCCTCACCTTCCTGATGGGCGTCCCCACCAACATCCTGGCTTTCTGCACCTTCTGCCGTAAGGTGCGTCGCAAGGCGACCCCGATCGACGTCCTCCTGCTGAACCTCACCATCTCGGACCTGATCTTCTTGGCGTTCCTGCCCTTTAAGATGAAGGAGGCATCCGATAACCTTGCCTGGATGCTGCACTACGAGCTGTGCCCCTTCACTGGGTACGTGTTCTACGTCACCATCTACAACAGCACGTTGCTGCTAACCGCTGTTAGCGTGGAGCGCTACCTGGGAGTTGCCTACCCGCTCAGGTACTCGGTGTGGCGCAGGCCTCGCTATGCCGTGGTGGCCAGCATGATGTTCTGGGTGGTGACCTGTCTGAACCTCAGCATCGTCTACATCATGCCCTACTCCCAGTGGAGGACAGGATCCAACGGCAGCACGCCGGTGCCGCCTCCAACCACCTGCTACCTGAACTTCACCGAGGACGAGCTCGACATCCTGCTGCCGTTCCGCCTCGAGCTCTTCCTCGTCCTCTTCTGCATCCCCTTCTTcatcagctgcttctgctacGTCAACTTCATCCTCATCCTGTCCCGACTCCCAAACATCGGCCGGCGGCGGAGGCTTCGCTGCATCGGTTTAGCGCTCAGCACGCTGATCGTATTCGCCGTCTGCTTCGGGCCTTACAACGCCTCCCATGTGGTGGGCTTCGTCCGGAAGGAGAGTCAGGAGTGGAGGAACGTGGCGCTGCTCTTCAGCACCTTCAACGCCTGTCTGGATCcgtttatcttttatttttcctcagcGGCCGTCAGGAGCATGTTGAAGAACTGCTTCAGGAACGTCGCGCCGAAGCTGCACATCCTGAGATGTGGAGCAGTTCCTCACAGCCCTAAACACAAACcctccaaaactgaaaaataccgGGAAGCAGCACCTCCCTGA